TACTGCTGAGGTAAATCCTGTGATTACGGGTTTTGATAAAAAGTTTACAATAAATCCTAATCGGAACACTCCCATTAAAAATTGTATGCATCCTACAATTAGGGCTAACAATATTGCAATGGATATATAACTTTCTGAACCCGTTAATGCAAAGGTAGAAACTCCTGTTGCAACGATTAATGAGTCCATAGCAACGGGTCCAATTGCTACTTGACGAGAAGACCCAAAAATGGCATACATTACTTGCGGTAAAAGTGCAGCATACAATCCGTAAATAGGAGGAAGACCCGCAATTAACGCATAGGCGATTCCTTGTGGAATTAAAATGATGGCAACAGTAACTCCTGCCAAAACATCTCCTCTTAGCTGCGTTTTTTTATAATTGGGTAACCAATCTAAAATAGGTATGATTCTTTTAAGTAATTTCATATACATTAAAACAGTTCACCTTGATTTCTCCCTCTAATTCTCCCTAAATGTTTGTATGCTAAATCGGTAACTTCTCTTCCTCTAGGTGTTCGCATGATAAATCCTTGCTGAATTAAAAAAGGTTCATACACCTCTTCAATGGTTTCGGAGTTTTCTGCTACTGCGGTTGCCAATGTGGTAATTCCTACTGGACCTCCTTTAAATTTATCGATGATAGTAGATAGTATTTTATTATCCATTTCATCTAAACCATGGGCATCTACATTCAATGCTTTTAAGGCATACTTTGCAATTTCTATGGTAATATTTCCGTCTCCTTTTATTTGTGCAAAATCACGTACTCTGCGCAACAATGCGTTTGCGATACGTGGTGTTCCTCTACTTCTTCCTGCTATTTCAATAGCTGCTTCCATAGAGATTGGAACGTTTAATATATAAGCACTTCTTTGAATAATGGTTGTTAAAAGCTCTGTTGAATAGTAATGCAAACGACTACTAATTCCAAAACGTGCACGCATTGGTGCGGTTAACAATCCTGAACGAGTAGTTGCTCCTACTAGTGTAAATGGCTCTAAATTGATTTGTACCGTACGTGCATTCGGTCCTGACTCAATCATAATATCGATTTTATAGTCTTCCATCGCTGAATACAGATATTCTTCTACAATAGGGCTTAATCGATGGATTTCATCTATAAACAGTACATCACGTTCATCTAGATTGGTCAATAATCCCGCTAAATCTCCAGGCTTATCTAAAACCGGACCTGAGGTTACTTTGATACCTACTCCTAGCTCATTGGCTAAAATATGCGCTAGGGTTGTTTTTCCTAATCCAGGAGGTCCATGAAACAAGGTATGATCTAAGGCTTCTCCTCTTTGATTGGCAGCCTCTACAAATATTTTTAAGTTTTCTATGGCTTGATCCTGACCTGTAAAATCATCAAACGAGAGTGGACGTAGTTTTTTTTCTACATCTAATTCATCGTTTGAATAATGTTCTTTATCTGGATTTAAGTTTTCGTTCATATGGGTACAAAGATACTTTAAATAAAAAGTTTGTTATGTTATCTAAGTTACATAACATCTAGGCGCTAAGATACACATTGTAACACATCTACTCAACCCTTGTAATTGATCTTTGTTTTTTGTTTCATTATGATTGATAAACTTATGGTCGCACTCTACTTATTACCATCAAATCAACCATACGCGCTAATTAACAATTATTATATCTCTTCTTATTATTATAATAAAAACTATTTAATTAAGATAACTTCACTCTTAGGCACCAAAAAAGCCTTTCCATTTTTGGAAAGGCTTTTAATTTTATATACTTTATTGCTTAAGATGGCTCTTCTCCATCTAACAACGGTGTTGTTTGCAATACGAAATCTTTTCCGTGAACATAGTTTCCGTTTTCATCTGTCTTACTATAATCGTAAGCCCAACGGTGAACTTCTGGAATAGCTCCTGGCCAGTTTCCGTGGATGTGTTCTACTGGAGTAGTCCACTCTAATGTATTAGAATTCCAAGGGTTTTGTGAAGCTTTTTGACCTCTGTAAATAGAGATAAAGAAGTTTGCTAAGAAGATTAACTGTGCTAAACCTCCAATAATTGCCATCACTGTCATAAATACGTTAATATCTGCTAAATCATCAAACATTGGGAAGTTTGAGTTTGTATAATAACGACGTGGTAAACCAGCTAATCCAATAAAGTGCATTGGGAAGAATACTCCATATGCAGAGATAATTGTAATCCAGAAATGCCAGTATCCTAATGTTTTGTTCATCATTCTACCATACATTTTTGGGAACCAGTGGTAAATACCAGCAAACATTCCAAATAAAGCAGATACACCCATTACTAAGTGGAAGTGTGCTACTACGAAATATGTATCATGTACGTTAATATCTAATGCAGAATCTCCTAATACTAATCCTGTTAAACCTCCTGTTACGAATGTAGATACTAATCCGATAGAGAATAACATTCCAGGGTTCATTTGTAAATTACCCTTCCATAGTGTAGTTACATAGTTAAATGCTTTTACTGCCGATGGAATTGCAATTAATACAGTTGTAAATGTAAATACAGATCCTAAGAATGGATTCATTCCTGAAACGAACATGTGGTGACCCCATACAATTGTAGATAAGAATGCAATTGCCATAATCGATCCAACCATTGCACGGTAACCAAAAATTGGTTTACGAGCGTTTGTTGAAATAATTTCAGAAGTAATTCCTAATGCAGGTAATAAAATGATATATACCTCTGGGTGACCTAAGAACCAGAATAAGTGCTCAAATAACACAGGTGATCCTCCTTGGTAATGTAATACTTCACCAGAAATAAAGATATCTGATAAGTAGAACGATGTTCCAAAGCTCCTATCGAAAATTAATAATAACGCTGCTGATAATAATACTGGGAATGAAATTACCCCAATGATTGCTGTAATGAAAAACGCCCACATTGTTAATGGTAAACGCGTCATTTTCATACCCTTTGTACGTAAGTTTAATATTGTTACGATATAGTTTAACGAACCTATTAATGATGATGCAATAAATATTGCCATAGATACTAACCATAACGTCATACCTGCACCAGAACCAGGAATTGCCTGAGGTAATGCAGATAACGGTGGATAAATTGTCCATCCTGCAGATGCTGGTCCTGCTTCAACAAATAATGAAACAACCATTACTACAGATGAGATAAAGAACAACCAGTATGATACCATGTTTAAGAAACCTGATGCCATATCTCTTGCTCCAATTTGTAATGGAATTAATAAGTTTGAAAATGTACCACTTAATCCGGCTGTTAATACAAAGAATACCATGATAGTACCGTGAATAGTCACTAATGCTAAGTACATATCTGGATCCATAATTCCATCTGTTTGATGAGAACCTAAAAATGCTTCAATAATTGAAAACGATTTCTCTGGCCATGCAATCTGTAAACGGAATAACATAGACATAAACACCCCAATGATACCCATAAACATACCCGTTACTAGGAATTGTTTAGAAATCATTTTGTGATCGGTACTAAAGATGTATTTAGTTACAAATGTTTCTTTGTGATGGTGATCTGACATAATTCTATATCTTTATATAATCTTTAAAATATCTTATTTAATAACTTGAGCTAAGGTCTTTTGTTCTGACAACCACTTGTTGTATTCAGCTTCTTCAACAACAGTAATTTTCATTTGCATATTGTAGTGAGATGCTCCACAAATTTTATTACATAATAATAAGTAATCAAATACATATGGGTCTTCTCCCTTAGCCTTTCTTATTTTATTAATTCCTGCTGCTTTTGCCTTAACCTCTTCATTCTCCCTCATTTCCTCAGTAGTATACTTAGGTGTAAAAGCGAATTGCGTAACCATACCTGGTACACAGTTCATCTGCGCTCTAAAGTGTGGCATATACGCAGAGTGTAATACATCTTGCGAACGGAATTTGAATAATACTTTTTTACCTTTTGGTAAGTATAATTCTGTTACCTGCTTGTCGTCTTGAGATTTTGGGTCAGACATGTCAACTCCCATAGTATTGATACCTTTAATGAAGTTTACATTTCCTAATCCTAACTCATTATCTGCACCAGCATAACGAGCATCCCAACGGAACTGTTGAGAATACACCTCAATTACAATTGGGTTTTCATCATCTCCAACATACATTACGTTGTTCCAAGCCCATAAACCGTATCCAATTAATAATACAATGGTAACTGCTGGAATAACTGTCCAAATTAATTCTAATTTGTGGCTGTCTGCGAAGAATAACGCCTTTCTATCTTTATTACCTCTATACTTGTATGAGAAATAGAAAATTACAAATTGCATTCCGAATTGAACAATACCAATTAACCAGAACGTGATATCAAATAATCTATCATCGTGTTCTCCTTCAATAGAAGCAGATTCTGGTAACATAAGAACGTTCATTGCAATTAAACAGTAAATCATCATTGCATATAAAAAGGCTAGGAACCCTAATGCTAATTTACCTTGTGTATCGTTGTCTTTATCTGTAGCAATTACCGAACGTAAATTCATTACACGAGTAATTTGCCAAAAGCTTACTCCTAGTGCAACTGCTATGAAAATATAAAATAAAGCGAGCATATTATCTAAACTATTATTGTTTTCTAATTATTTATTAATGATGACTATCGTTGTCTTCTCCTCTGTGTTCGATAATGTAATAGTGGAAAGTTTCACTCTCGTGTAAGAATGGGTTTCCTTTAGCTACAGGATCTGCTTTTGCAAATGCACTAAATGTAGCATAGATGAATAATCCCATAAAGAATAAAATACCACTAATTTCTCCTATTCCGAATCCCCATTGACCTCCAACAGTTCCAGGCATAATCATTACGAATAAGTCAACATAGTGACCTACTAAGATTACAATACCTCCTAATACTACAAACCAAGGAATGCTCTTAAAGTCACTATTGATTAATAATAATACTGGGAAAACGAAGTTCATAACTACCATTCCTAAGAAAGGTAATTTATATTCATTAAAACGTTGAACGAAATAAGTTGTTTCTTCTGGCATATCTGCATACCAAATTAACATAAATTGAGCGAACCATAAGTATGTCCAGAATACAGAAAAACCAAACATAAATTTCGCTAAATCGTGAATATGACTATCATTTACTAATGGTAACGCTCCTTTAGAACGTAAATAAATCGTTACAATAGCAATTACAGTTAATGCAGAAACTAAGAACGTAGCTAATACATACCAACCAAATAATGTAGAGAACCAGTGTGGGTCAATTCCCATAATCCAGTCCCAAGACATCATAGATTCAGTAATCATAAAAGTAACTACGAAACCAACTGATAAGTTATATAAGTTCTTGTGTAATTTTAAATCACCATTATCTTGTTGAATAGATTTTCTTCTAATGATGAAACGTAATCCATTCCAAATTGCTAAATAAACAATACCTCTAATAGTCCATCCTGGTACATTCATCCACCATTTTTTAGCATCTACGATAGGATCATAGTTTGGGCTTGCAGTATCAAACACACCATCTGCCATCCACGGGAATAAGTGTGTGTAATGCATTGCAGTAAGTACAATGAAGATTAATACAAAGATACTTACAAAGTGTAAGTTGTTTGTGATTGCCTCCATAACTCTGAATAATACTACTGACCATCCAGATTGTGCTACTCTTTGCGCCGCATAAAAAGCCATTACTAATAAAGTTACTCCTAAGAAGAATAACATTGCAACATAAAATGCAGACCAAGGTCTGTTTTTCATTTGATGATATACGTGCTCCGCATGTGCCTCTCCATGATCTTCACCATGCGCCTCAGCAGCAGCGTGTAGTTCTTCTTTTACTTCTTTATGTTCTACAACCGGCTCTGTATGAGCAGCAGTTGAATCTTGCGCATGTGCTTCTTCCCCGTGAGACGCCGCTGCAGTACTGTCTTGTGCATGTGTCTCTTCTTGAGTTGCCGCTGCAGTACTATCTTGTGCGTGCTCTCCTTCATTATGGATTTCTTCAGCATGCGTTTCTTTTGCGTGATCTTCAGCTTTAGCTTCTGTAGCATGATCTTCTTTTGCCTCTCCATGTGCTGATCCATGACCACCATGATGAGCATCGTGCTGTTTTGCTAAAATTTCTTTTGCCTCTTCTAATGATTTAGGTGCAGACATGAAACTAATTCCTGTTCCAACAGCTCCTAAAACCATTAAAATAATGGCAAGCATCTTTAATTTTCCTGAAAACTGATACATATCTTAATTATCTAATTTTATAGACTTACTTTAATTCGCTTTTTAACTTCTCTACGTATTGAACTACTTGCCAACGCTCCTTGTAATTCAATTGAGATGCATGAGATCCCATTAAGTTCTTACCGTACATAATTACATGGTAGATACTTCCTTCTGTAATATCTCTATCTTTATAGTTAGGGATACCGTTGAATTTATCTCTCTTAACTAATTCTCCATCTCCAGCACCTTTTTTACCATGACAAGAAGCACAGTAAATTCCGTATAACTCTTTACCTTTTTCAAGGTTAGCTTCGGTATTAGCTAAAGGATTCTTTAATTCAGCTTTTGCCTTTTCATATCCTTCATTTGTATCAAGAATATCATAAGCTACTACTCCATTTCTACTTACCGTACCAGCAACAGGCAACCTGTTTACAGGAACATCTCCAGCAGATCTTACACCGTTTGCATCGTAAGGTACCGATACATACATATCTGGCATGTATTGTACTTGTGGTTTACGTTTGTTGTTACAAGAAGATAAACTTGCAACAGCAACTAAAGCGATAAATATTTTTAAACTCTTCATATGTTTTAGTGCTTATCTACTACGTTAATTTCTACAGCTCCTGTTGTTTCTAACAAAGCTTTTAACTCTTCTTCATTATCATGAACTGAAATTTCCATTAAGAAATGGTCATCTGTTGTTCTTGGATCTGGATTTTCTGCTTCTTTAAATGGCCAAATCTTACTTCTCATATAAAAAGTAATAACCATTAAGTGGGCTGCAAAAAATACTGTTAATTCAAATAAGATTGGAACAAACGCCGGCATATTTTCTGCCCAAGAAAAACTTGGTTTACCACCAATATCTTGTGGCCAGTCAGCAATCATTGTATACCATGTTAACCAAACAGCAATTGAAGTACCTGTAATACCATATAAAAATGCTGTAATTGCTAAACGCGTAGGAGCTAAGCCCATTGCCTTATCTAATCCGTGAACTGGGAAAGGCGTATATACTTCTTCAATATGATGATGTGCTCCTTTTACTTTCTTAACGGCATCCATTAAGATATCATCATCATTGTATAATGCGTGAATTACTTTATTAGTGCTCATTGTTCTCCTCTCTTAATTTTTTATAACTCTCTCCTGAAGATTTCAAGATTGTTTTAATCTCTGCTGTTGGTATTACTGGGAATGTTCTAGCGTATAATAAGAATAATACGAAGAAGAACCCGATAGTTCCAATAAAGATACCTACATCTACAAACGTAGGCTCAAAACGCCACCAAGTTGATGGTAATTGACCTTTACTTAATACAATTGCGATAATATCGAAACGCTCAAACCACATACCAATGTTAATTGCAATTGATACGATGAATGAAACGATAAAGCTTCTTCTTGCTTTCTTAATCCATAATACTTGTGGAATAATGATGTTGAATATCATTAAAGACCAGAATGCCCATCCATAAGCTCCTGCTTCTGCACCAAATGATAAGTATGTATAATTTTCATATGGTGATCCTGTATACCAAGCGATAAAGAATTCTGTTGCATATGCTACTGCTACAATACCACCTGTTAAGATGATTACAATGTTCATATACTCCACGTGTAAACGTGTAATATATGCTTCCATATTTGTAACCTTACGCATAATTCCTAATAACGTTTGTACCATTGCGAATCCTGAGAAGATTGCCCCAGCAACGAAATAAGGAGGGAAGATTGTAGAGTGCCATCCTGGGTTTACCGATGTTGCGAAGTCAAACGATACAATTGTGTGTACCGAAAGTACTAACGGAGTAGCTAAACCTGCTAATACTAATGAAACTTCTTCAAAACGTTGCCAGTCTTTTGCTCTACCAGACCATCCGAATGATAATAAAGCATATATTTTCTTTTGGAAAGGCTTCACTGCTCTATCACGAATCGTAGCAAAATCAGGTAATAAACCAGTCCACCAGAATACTAATGATACCGATAAATACGTAGAAATTGCAAATACGTCCCATAAAAGCGGTGAGTTAAAGTTTACCCATAACGAACCAAATTGGTTAGGAATTGGTAATACCCAGTATCCATTCCAAGGACGTCCCATGTGAATGATTGGGAATAATCCTGCCTGGAATACCGCAAAGATGGTCATCGCTTCTGCAGAACGGTTAATTGCCATTCTCCATTTTTGACGGAATAATAAAAGTACAGCAGAAATAAGTGTACCTGCGTGACCAATACCAACCCACCAAACGAAGTTAGTAATATCCCACGCCCAACCGATGTTTTTACTTAATCCCCAAACACCGATTCCTGTTCCTACTGTGTAGAAGATACATCCGAATCCCCATAACATTGCTGCTAACGAGATATAAAATGCGATGTACCAATTTTTGTTCGCTTTACCTTCAATTGGTCTAGCGATATCCTCTGTAATATCATGGTAAGATTTCTCACCAAGTATTAAAGGCTCTCTATAAGATGATTCGTAATGAGACGACATAATCTATATACTTATTAA
The sequence above is a segment of the Tenacibaculum sp. 190130A14a genome. Coding sequences within it:
- the ruvB gene encoding Holliday junction branch migration DNA helicase RuvB, which translates into the protein MNENLNPDKEHYSNDELDVEKKLRPLSFDDFTGQDQAIENLKIFVEAANQRGEALDHTLFHGPPGLGKTTLAHILANELGVGIKVTSGPVLDKPGDLAGLLTNLDERDVLFIDEIHRLSPIVEEYLYSAMEDYKIDIMIESGPNARTVQINLEPFTLVGATTRSGLLTAPMRARFGISSRLHYYSTELLTTIIQRSAYILNVPISMEAAIEIAGRSRGTPRIANALLRRVRDFAQIKGDGNITIEIAKYALKALNVDAHGLDEMDNKILSTIIDKFKGGPVGITTLATAVAENSETIEEVYEPFLIQQGFIMRTPRGREVTDLAYKHLGRIRGRNQGELF
- a CDS encoding cbb3-type cytochrome c oxidase subunit I; the encoded protein is MSDHHHKETFVTKYIFSTDHKMISKQFLVTGMFMGIIGVFMSMLFRLQIAWPEKSFSIIEAFLGSHQTDGIMDPDMYLALVTIHGTIMVFFVLTAGLSGTFSNLLIPLQIGARDMASGFLNMVSYWLFFISSVVMVVSLFVEAGPASAGWTIYPPLSALPQAIPGSGAGMTLWLVSMAIFIASSLIGSLNYIVTILNLRTKGMKMTRLPLTMWAFFITAIIGVISFPVLLSAALLLIFDRSFGTSFYLSDIFISGEVLHYQGGSPVLFEHLFWFLGHPEVYIILLPALGITSEIISTNARKPIFGYRAMVGSIMAIAFLSTIVWGHHMFVSGMNPFLGSVFTFTTVLIAIPSAVKAFNYVTTLWKGNLQMNPGMLFSIGLVSTFVTGGLTGLVLGDSALDINVHDTYFVVAHFHLVMGVSALFGMFAGIYHWFPKMYGRMMNKTLGYWHFWITIISAYGVFFPMHFIGLAGLPRRYYTNSNFPMFDDLADINVFMTVMAIIGGLAQLIFLANFFISIYRGQKASQNPWNSNTLEWTTPVEHIHGNWPGAIPEVHRWAYDYSKTDENGNYVHGKDFVLQTTPLLDGEEPS
- a CDS encoding cytochrome c oxidase subunit II, with product MLALFYIFIAVALGVSFWQITRVMNLRSVIATDKDNDTQGKLALGFLAFLYAMMIYCLIAMNVLMLPESASIEGEHDDRLFDITFWLIGIVQFGMQFVIFYFSYKYRGNKDRKALFFADSHKLELIWTVIPAVTIVLLIGYGLWAWNNVMYVGDDENPIVIEVYSQQFRWDARYAGADNELGLGNVNFIKGINTMGVDMSDPKSQDDKQVTELYLPKGKKVLFKFRSQDVLHSAYMPHFRAQMNCVPGMVTQFAFTPKYTTEEMRENEEVKAKAAGINKIRKAKGEDPYVFDYLLLCNKICGASHYNMQMKITVVEEAEYNKWLSEQKTLAQVIK
- a CDS encoding quinol:cytochrome C oxidoreductase, with the protein product MYQFSGKLKMLAIILMVLGAVGTGISFMSAPKSLEEAKEILAKQHDAHHGGHGSAHGEAKEDHATEAKAEDHAKETHAEEIHNEGEHAQDSTAAATQEETHAQDSTAAASHGEEAHAQDSTAAHTEPVVEHKEVKEELHAAAEAHGEDHGEAHAEHVYHQMKNRPWSAFYVAMLFFLGVTLLVMAFYAAQRVAQSGWSVVLFRVMEAITNNLHFVSIFVLIFIVLTAMHYTHLFPWMADGVFDTASPNYDPIVDAKKWWMNVPGWTIRGIVYLAIWNGLRFIIRRKSIQQDNGDLKLHKNLYNLSVGFVVTFMITESMMSWDWIMGIDPHWFSTLFGWYVLATFLVSALTVIAIVTIYLRSKGALPLVNDSHIHDLAKFMFGFSVFWTYLWFAQFMLIWYADMPEETTYFVQRFNEYKLPFLGMVVMNFVFPVLLLINSDFKSIPWFVVLGGIVILVGHYVDLFVMIMPGTVGGQWGFGIGEISGILFFMGLFIYATFSAFAKADPVAKGNPFLHESETFHYYIIEHRGEDNDSHH
- a CDS encoding cytochrome c — encoded protein: MKSLKIFIALVAVASLSSCNNKRKPQVQYMPDMYVSVPYDANGVRSAGDVPVNRLPVAGTVSRNGVVAYDILDTNEGYEKAKAELKNPLANTEANLEKGKELYGIYCASCHGKKGAGDGELVKRDKFNGIPNYKDRDITEGSIYHVIMYGKNLMGSHASQLNYKERWQVVQYVEKLKSELK
- a CDS encoding DUF3341 domain-containing protein yields the protein MSTNKVIHALYNDDDILMDAVKKVKGAHHHIEEVYTPFPVHGLDKAMGLAPTRLAITAFLYGITGTSIAVWLTWYTMIADWPQDIGGKPSFSWAENMPAFVPILFELTVFFAAHLMVITFYMRSKIWPFKEAENPDPRTTDDHFLMEISVHDNEEELKALLETTGAVEINVVDKH
- the nrfD gene encoding NrfD/PsrC family molybdoenzyme membrane anchor subunit, with the translated sequence MSSHYESSYREPLILGEKSYHDITEDIARPIEGKANKNWYIAFYISLAAMLWGFGCIFYTVGTGIGVWGLSKNIGWAWDITNFVWWVGIGHAGTLISAVLLLFRQKWRMAINRSAEAMTIFAVFQAGLFPIIHMGRPWNGYWVLPIPNQFGSLWVNFNSPLLWDVFAISTYLSVSLVFWWTGLLPDFATIRDRAVKPFQKKIYALLSFGWSGRAKDWQRFEEVSLVLAGLATPLVLSVHTIVSFDFATSVNPGWHSTIFPPYFVAGAIFSGFAMVQTLLGIMRKVTNMEAYITRLHVEYMNIVIILTGGIVAVAYATEFFIAWYTGSPYENYTYLSFGAEAGAYGWAFWSLMIFNIIIPQVLWIKKARRSFIVSFIVSIAINIGMWFERFDIIAIVLSKGQLPSTWWRFEPTFVDVGIFIGTIGFFFVLFLLYARTFPVIPTAEIKTILKSSGESYKKLREENNEH